A genomic stretch from Candidatus Bathyarchaeota archaeon includes:
- a CDS encoding 30S ribosomal protein S7 has protein sequence MSKQAQEIKLFGKWSFQEIQLQDPSLKKYVSTTPVFVPHSMGRHEHHRFHKAEVNIVERFINNLMRPGKQAGKKVRAINTLKNAFEIIHLRTGRNPVEVLVKAVENSAPCEDTTRIRYGGTAYHMAVDLAPQRRVDIALRLLSEGARKSTFGNPRTLEECIAQELILAANNDIKSYAVSKHNEMERIAMASR, from the coding sequence ATGAGCAAACAAGCACAGGAAATAAAACTTTTCGGAAAATGGAGCTTTCAAGAAATTCAGCTACAAGACCCTAGTCTAAAAAAATACGTCTCTACTACACCAGTCTTTGTCCCTCACAGCATGGGGAGACATGAGCATCACAGGTTTCACAAAGCAGAAGTAAACATTGTTGAAAGATTCATAAATAACTTAATGAGACCAGGAAAACAGGCGGGTAAGAAGGTAAGAGCAATAAACACGTTGAAAAACGCATTTGAAATTATCCATCTGCGAACGGGAAGAAACCCAGTTGAAGTCCTCGTAAAAGCCGTTGAAAATTCTGCTCCCTGCGAAGACACGACCAGAATCAGGTACGGAGGTACAGCTTACCACATGGCTGTTGACCTTGCGCCGCAAAGAAGAGTAGACATTGCTCTTCGTTTATTGTCTGAAGGCGCTCGAAAATCAACTTTTGGTAATCCTCGCACACTAGAAGAATGCATAGCGCAAGAACTTATTCTGGCAGCAAATAATGATATAAAAAGCTACGCAGTATCTAAACACAACGAAATGGAAAGAATCGCCATGGCTTCACGATAA
- a CDS encoding 30S ribosomal protein S12, with protein sequence MGSKSPTGEFAARQLVEKRKKFRWSDRYYKRRMLRLDVKADPLQGAPMARGIVLEKVGIESKQPNSAIRKCVRTQLIKNGRSITAFLPGDGALNVVDEHDEVIVEGIGGSRGGSMGDIPGVRWKVIMVNGVSLNELVYGRKQKPMR encoded by the coding sequence TTCAAAGTCGCCAACAGGTGAATTCGCCGCAAGACAGCTAGTTGAGAAAAGGAAGAAGTTCCGTTGGAGCGACCGCTACTACAAACGGCGAATGCTTAGACTAGACGTTAAAGCCGACCCTCTACAAGGTGCACCTATGGCACGGGGAATTGTGCTAGAGAAAGTTGGCATTGAAAGCAAACAACCCAACAGCGCCATCAGGAAATGCGTAAGAACACAACTCATCAAGAATGGCAGATCCATAACAGCCTTTCTACCAGGCGACGGAGCCCTAAACGTAGTGGACGAACATGACGAAGTGATAGTTGAAGGCATCGGAGGCTCCCGAGGAGGAAGCATGGGCGACATCCCAGGTGTAAGATGGAAAGTCATCATGGTCAACGGTGTGTCTCTAAACGAACTTGTATACGGTAGAAAACAGAAACCAATGCGCTAA